In the genome of Vulpes lagopus strain Blue_001 chromosome 9, ASM1834538v1, whole genome shotgun sequence, the window TCTCGGGTTTcacatgcattttctttcttcctttttgcgcgtgtgatttctttctttctttcttctcttctgctctcttgccccccctcccccctcccccctccctccctcccttcctctgctcctttcgGTGGGTCTGAGGCCACTGGAGCCTTAGAAACGAGCGACTTCAAACTGCAGTAGCCCCTGGAGTCAGGAGGGTCAAGTTCAGCCGCCagggaggaggaaaaacaaatccccatttgccaaaaaaagaagtttcaggccggtgccccctccccctcgcAGCCCCACTCCCCCTCGCTGTCTCTCTCTGGCTGATTTTGATTCTCTCCTACCGGGCGCAGCGGAGGAGCCGGAGGTGGTTGCACCCgaggggccgccgccgccgccggtgTCCTGGGGCTCCTGACAGCGGGGAGCAGCCTGGGCACCAGCATGCAGAGTAGTAAGTCGGGCCCACCCGGGAGGGCCGGGAGGGCCCCGCGGGGGCCTTCGTGCGGTCCGCGAAGTGGGGAGAGCAGCCCGGGACTGGCCTGGGCTTTGAAGAGTTCGCGGAGCCGGGCTGCAAACTTTTTGCCTTGAAGGCCCAgccgggccggcggcggcgggtgCCGCATCCCCCGGTGCCCCCGCCCgtgcgcggcgcggggcggccggcGGGGTCCGTGCCGGGTCCGTGCCCGGTCCGTGCCATGTGGCGGGGCCTCGCGGCCCGGGCGCGTccgcggggctgggcgggggcacACGTCGTGCGCCGCGCGGGGATGCGCCCCGGGTCGCGGGGCGGCGGACGCTGGACGGTGATTAAGTGCCTGACAGCGGTGGGACCTGCAGGCGGACGGGCGCGTCGCCTTCTGTCTGGTTCCTGTTTGGGCTCCAGACAAACGCATCCCTGAAAGGCCAAGGCAAACAGCGCTGTCCCTTCAAATAACTCCAGGATTATAGGACCCCATGAATAATTGG includes:
- the LOC121498966 gene encoding proline-rich protein 2-like, which translates into the protein MRLSGAQTGTRQKATRPSACRSHRCQALNHRPASAAPRPGAHPRAAHDVCPRPAPRTRPGREAPPHGTDRARTRHGPRRPPRAAHGRGHRGMRHPPPPARLGLQGKKFAARLRELFKAQASPGLLSPLRGPHEGPRGALPALPGGPDLLLCMLVPRLLPAVRSPRTPAAAAAPRVQPPPAPPLRPTTCTDPLQQPQLWGFPSRAEPWALVPICSSLDSGDSSV